A window from Streptomyces sp. NBC_00271 encodes these proteins:
- a CDS encoding FAD-binding dehydrogenase, producing MAYDADVIVIGAGLAGLAATAELVDAGRKVILLDQEPEQSIGGQAHWSFGGLFFVNSPEQRRMRIKDSHALALQDWMGTAGFDRAEDHWPRRWAEAYVDFAAGEKRSWLHQQGVRFFPVVGWAERGGYDANGHGNSVPRFHITWGTGPGVVAPFERRVRAGVARGLVQLKFRHRVTGLSRSAGTVDTVTGEILEPSGIARGQASSRTVAGAFELKAQAVIVTSGGIGGNHDLVRANWPERLGTPPEKMVAGVPAHVDGKMLAIAEETGAHLINRDRMWHYTEGIQNWNPIWENHGIRILPGPSSLWLDARGNRLPVPLFPGFDTLGTLEHIMKTGYEYTWFVLDQKIIGKEFALSGSEQNPDLTGKSIRDVIGRARADVPGPVKAFMDNGADFVVEKDLGALVRGMNALTKEPLIDEAALRREIVARDREIANPFTKDLQVTSIRGARNYLGDKLIRTATPHRILDPKAGPLIAVRLHILTRKSLGGLETDLSSRVLTEGGDPLSGVYAAGEAAGFGGGGVHGYRSLEGTFLGGCLFSGRTAGRAAAEAVS from the coding sequence ATGGCCTACGACGCAGATGTGATCGTGATCGGAGCGGGCCTCGCGGGGCTCGCCGCGACCGCGGAGCTCGTCGACGCGGGCCGCAAGGTGATCCTCCTCGACCAGGAGCCGGAACAGTCGATCGGCGGCCAGGCCCACTGGTCCTTCGGCGGACTCTTCTTCGTGAACTCGCCCGAGCAGCGCCGGATGCGGATCAAGGACAGTCACGCGCTCGCCCTCCAGGACTGGATGGGCACGGCCGGCTTCGACCGGGCCGAGGACCACTGGCCGCGCCGCTGGGCCGAGGCGTACGTGGACTTCGCGGCCGGTGAGAAGCGGTCCTGGCTGCACCAGCAGGGGGTCCGCTTCTTCCCGGTGGTCGGCTGGGCGGAGCGCGGCGGCTACGACGCCAACGGCCACGGGAACTCCGTGCCGCGCTTCCACATCACGTGGGGGACCGGGCCCGGAGTGGTCGCGCCCTTCGAGCGGCGGGTACGCGCCGGGGTCGCCCGGGGGCTCGTCCAGCTCAAGTTCCGCCACCGGGTGACCGGGCTGTCCCGCAGCGCGGGCACCGTCGACACGGTCACCGGGGAGATCCTGGAGCCGTCCGGCATCGCGCGCGGGCAGGCCAGCAGCCGTACCGTCGCCGGGGCGTTCGAGCTCAAGGCGCAGGCGGTGATCGTCACCTCGGGCGGCATCGGCGGCAACCACGACCTGGTCCGCGCTAACTGGCCCGAGCGGCTCGGCACGCCGCCCGAGAAGATGGTCGCGGGCGTCCCCGCGCACGTCGACGGCAAGATGCTCGCGATAGCCGAGGAGACGGGCGCGCACCTCATCAACCGCGACCGCATGTGGCACTACACCGAGGGCATCCAGAACTGGAACCCCATCTGGGAGAACCACGGCATCCGCATCCTGCCGGGCCCGTCCTCCCTGTGGCTGGACGCCCGCGGGAACCGGCTCCCGGTGCCGCTCTTCCCGGGCTTCGACACCCTCGGCACGCTCGAACACATCATGAAGACCGGATACGAGTACACGTGGTTCGTGCTCGACCAGAAGATCATCGGCAAGGAGTTCGCGCTCTCCGGCTCGGAACAGAACCCGGATCTGACCGGCAAGTCGATCAGGGACGTGATCGGCCGGGCGCGCGCCGACGTACCGGGCCCCGTCAAGGCGTTCATGGACAACGGCGCGGACTTCGTCGTCGAGAAGGATCTGGGCGCCCTGGTGCGCGGCATGAACGCCCTCACCAAGGAGCCGCTGATCGACGAGGCCGCGCTGCGCCGCGAGATCGTCGCGCGCGACCGGGAGATCGCGAACCCCTTCACCAAGGACCTCCAGGTGACGTCGATCCGCGGAGCCCGCAACTATCTCGGGGACAAGCTGATCCGTACGGCCACCCCGCACCGCATCCTGGACCCCAAGGCGGGTCCGCTCATCGCCGTCCGCCTCCACATCCTCACCCGCAAGAGCCTCGGCGGCCTGGAGACCGACCTCTCCTCGCGCGTACTGACCGAGGGCGGCGACCCGCTCTCCGGCGTGTACGCGGCAGGCGAGGCGGCCGGTTTCGGCGGGGGCGGAGTCCACGGCTACCGCTCCCTGGAGGGCACCTTCCTCGGGGGCTGCCTCTTCTCCGGCCGCACAGCGGGCCGAGCGGCCGCCGAGGCGGTGAGCTGA
- a CDS encoding DMT family transporter, with protein sequence MSVLVLILSVSAACCLGFGFVLQQNAASHAPLSDFLSWRLLLDLIRVPRWLGGIGLMVCGMVLGAVALGKGEISQVEPLLATNLLFALALTRHQTKHPLGRQGWAGLLLLAGGVTAFIVAGKPKGGDSVTDPLRHWLIIGIMIGLALLLTTYAKRSRMTAAPVLLALAAGMLYGVQDALTRVSGERFGAGGFSELLTGWQPYGVLALGVTGLVLVQSAFETAELRMSLPALTAAQPLAGIVCGVGFLGDKLHTDVGALTWEAAGLAAIVAGIVLLGMHPAMPSGTTKTESVRDLQPH encoded by the coding sequence GTGTCGGTTCTCGTTCTGATCCTCTCGGTGAGCGCGGCCTGCTGTCTGGGCTTCGGTTTCGTGCTCCAGCAGAACGCCGCCTCACACGCCCCGCTGAGCGACTTCCTCTCCTGGCGCCTGCTGCTCGACCTCATCCGGGTGCCCCGCTGGCTGGGCGGCATCGGGCTCATGGTGTGCGGCATGGTCCTCGGCGCGGTCGCCCTGGGCAAGGGCGAGATCTCCCAGGTGGAACCCCTCCTCGCGACCAATCTGCTCTTCGCGCTCGCGCTCACCCGCCACCAGACCAAGCACCCGCTGGGCCGCCAGGGCTGGGCGGGGCTCCTCCTGCTCGCGGGCGGGGTCACGGCGTTCATCGTGGCGGGCAAGCCCAAGGGCGGCGACTCGGTGACGGATCCGCTGCGGCACTGGCTGATCATCGGGATCATGATCGGGCTCGCGCTGCTGCTCACCACCTACGCCAAGCGCTCCCGGATGACCGCGGCGCCCGTCCTGCTCGCGCTGGCCGCGGGGATGCTGTACGGCGTGCAGGACGCGCTCACCCGGGTCAGCGGGGAGCGGTTCGGAGCCGGCGGCTTCAGTGAGCTGCTGACCGGCTGGCAGCCGTACGGGGTGCTCGCGCTCGGGGTGACGGGCCTCGTGCTGGTGCAGAGCGCCTTCGAGACGGCGGAGCTGCGGATGTCGCTGCCCGCGCTCACCGCCGCCCAGCCGCTGGCCGGAATCGTGTGCGGCGTGGGCTTCCTCGGGGACAAGCTGCACACGGACGTGGGGGCACTCACCTGGGAAGCGGCGGGGCTCGCGGCGATCGTGGCGGGAATCGTCCTGCTGGGCATGCACCCCGCGATGCCGTCGGGCACCACCAAGACCGAGTCGGTACGGGACCTCCAGCCGCATTGA
- a CDS encoding NUDIX hydrolase — protein sequence MSAADEILDIVDENDVVIGQSPRGEAYARGLRHRCVFIQARDARGRLFVHRRTPTKLVFPSLYDMFVGGVVGAGESYDCAALREAEEELGVSGLPEPVPLFKFLYDNGSGQSWWSAVYEVRCELPVNPQTEEVAWHDFLTEEEVERHLTDWTWVPDGLAAYERLKDYRATGTD from the coding sequence ATGAGCGCCGCTGACGAGATCCTCGACATCGTGGACGAGAACGACGTGGTCATCGGGCAGTCCCCGCGCGGCGAGGCGTATGCGCGCGGTCTTCGCCACCGCTGCGTGTTCATCCAGGCCCGGGACGCCCGGGGCCGCCTCTTCGTCCACCGCCGCACGCCCACCAAGCTCGTCTTCCCCTCCCTGTACGACATGTTCGTCGGCGGGGTCGTGGGCGCGGGCGAGTCCTACGACTGCGCGGCCCTGCGCGAGGCCGAGGAGGAACTCGGGGTCTCCGGGCTCCCCGAGCCCGTCCCTCTCTTCAAGTTCCTCTACGACAACGGCTCCGGCCAGAGCTGGTGGTCGGCCGTCTACGAGGTCCGCTGCGAGCTCCCGGTGAACCCCCAGACGGAGGAGGTCGCCTGGCACGACTTCCTCACCGAGGAGGAGGTGGAGCGGCACCTGACGGACTGGACGTGGGTGCCAGACGGCCTGGCGGCGTACGAGCGCCTGAAGGACTACCGGGCGACGGGCACCGACTGA
- a CDS encoding YidH family protein — protein sequence MIEFVRNVRLWFAPEEVRQEGVTPDYRFSLANERTFLAWLRTALALIGGGFAVDQFLPDLRWGWRVGLALALLAAGVLCSLRAVNHWVRCERAMRRGEDLPVSRFPALLSIAVAIVAVAMVVVVLVGWEG from the coding sequence GTGATCGAATTCGTGCGGAACGTCCGGCTGTGGTTCGCGCCCGAGGAGGTCCGGCAGGAGGGCGTCACGCCCGACTACCGGTTCTCGCTGGCGAACGAGCGGACCTTCCTCGCCTGGCTGCGCACCGCGCTGGCGCTGATCGGCGGCGGCTTCGCCGTGGATCAGTTCCTGCCGGACCTGCGCTGGGGCTGGCGGGTCGGCCTCGCGCTGGCCCTGCTGGCGGCGGGCGTGCTCTGCTCGCTGCGCGCCGTCAATCACTGGGTGCGCTGCGAGCGCGCGATGCGCCGCGGGGAGGACCTTCCCGTGTCGCGCTTCCCGGCACTGCTGAGCATCGCCGTCGCGATCGTGGCCGTCGCGATGGTCGTCGTCGTCCTCGTCGGCTGGGAAGGGTGA
- a CDS encoding DUF202 domain-containing protein has product MTAPGPRHRPERDPGLQPERTRLAWRRTTLSSTVAAVLAAKAALHGGPSAIDAAACALCCALWLGFLALAHRRIRVLATPGTDGPPALAPRHATAAILCTVALAVCAVALVF; this is encoded by the coding sequence GTGACCGCGCCCGGCCCCCGGCACCGCCCCGAGCGGGACCCGGGGCTGCAGCCGGAGCGCACGCGGCTCGCGTGGCGGCGTACGACCCTGTCGAGCACCGTCGCCGCGGTCCTCGCGGCGAAGGCGGCGCTGCACGGCGGCCCGTCGGCGATCGACGCGGCGGCCTGCGCCCTGTGCTGCGCGCTGTGGCTGGGCTTCCTGGCGCTCGCGCACCGGCGCATCCGGGTGCTCGCGACGCCCGGCACCGACGGTCCGCCCGCGCTCGCACCGCGGCACGCGACGGCGGCGATCCTGTGCACGGTCGCCCTGGCCGTGTGCGCGGTGGCACTGGTGTTCTGA
- a CDS encoding phosphotransferase family protein, with amino-acid sequence MSPDHPPGLDLDRLRGLLDGERPGLVHGPLTGRLIEGGRSNLTYAVTDGTTSWVVRRPPLGHVLATAHDMKREHRVISALHPTAVPVPRPVLLCEDDEVLGAPFYVMEFVVGTPYRTAEQLAPLGPERTRDAVLGLVDTLVELHAVDPAAVGLADFGRPEGFLDRQLRRWGKQLDASRNRELAGIDELHAALGRELPHSPAPSVVHGDYRLDNVLIGEDDRIKAILDWEMSTLGDPLTDLGLLVMYSAPLDLPDSPISTTASAAGHPDPAEIVERYAARSGRDVSDVAWYTAFAWFKLAVILEGIHYRYTLGQTVGAGFDRIGELVPFFIEHGLTTLQEG; translated from the coding sequence ATGAGTCCCGACCACCCGCCAGGTCTCGATCTCGACCGACTGCGCGGCCTGCTCGACGGCGAGCGGCCCGGTCTGGTGCACGGCCCGCTGACCGGCCGGCTGATCGAGGGCGGACGGTCGAACCTCACGTACGCGGTCACGGACGGCACCACGAGCTGGGTCGTCCGACGGCCCCCTCTCGGGCACGTACTGGCCACCGCGCACGACATGAAGCGCGAGCACCGCGTCATCAGCGCGCTGCACCCGACCGCCGTCCCCGTACCGCGTCCGGTCCTGCTGTGCGAGGACGACGAGGTGCTGGGCGCGCCCTTCTACGTCATGGAGTTCGTGGTCGGCACCCCGTACCGCACCGCCGAGCAGCTCGCCCCGCTCGGCCCGGAGCGCACCCGGGACGCGGTGCTCGGGCTCGTCGACACGCTCGTCGAACTGCACGCCGTCGACCCCGCCGCCGTGGGCCTCGCCGACTTCGGGCGCCCCGAGGGCTTCCTCGACCGGCAGCTGCGCCGCTGGGGCAAGCAGCTGGACGCCTCCAGGAACCGTGAGCTCGCCGGGATCGACGAACTGCACGCCGCCCTCGGCCGTGAGCTGCCGCACTCCCCCGCGCCCTCCGTCGTGCACGGCGACTACCGGCTCGACAACGTGCTGATCGGCGAGGACGACCGGATCAAGGCGATCCTGGACTGGGAGATGTCCACGCTCGGCGATCCGCTCACCGACCTGGGCCTGCTGGTGATGTACAGCGCGCCGCTGGACCTGCCCGACTCCCCCATCAGCACGACCGCCTCGGCGGCCGGGCACCCGGACCCGGCCGAGATCGTCGAACGGTACGCCGCGCGCTCGGGGCGCGATGTGTCCGACGTCGCCTGGTACACGGCGTTCGCCTGGTTCAAGCTCGCCGTGATCCTGGAGGGCATCCACTACCGCTACACGCTCGGCCAGACGGTCGGCGCCGGCTTCGACCGCATCGGTGAACTGGTCCCGTTCTTCATCGAGCACGGTCTGACCACTCTTCAGGAAGGCTGA
- a CDS encoding acyl-CoA dehydrogenase family protein — MDFAFDARTEELRGKLLAFMDEYVYPAEAVAEEQRARLASPWDTPAVVGELKAEARRQGLWNLFLPDAEYGAGLTNLQYAPLAEITGRSPHLAPTALNCAAPDTGNMEVLAQFGDEQQKKQWLEPLLAGEIRSAFAMTEPEVASSDATNITTLIERDGDEYVITGRKWYISGAMNPDCKIFIVMGKTDPDGPDIRRQQSMVLVPRDTPGLEVRRAMQVYGYEDHSHGGHAEVVFDHVRVPVSNLVGEEGGGFAIAQARLGPGRIHHCMRLIGMAERAIELMCRRAVSRTAFGKPLAQQGVVQNWIADARVAVEQLRLLVLKTAWMMDTVGNRGAHTEIQAIKIATPRTVVDILDKAVQLHGAGGVSQDFPLAELWASARTLKLADGPDEVHQRSLARREIKKYV; from the coding sequence ATGGACTTCGCATTCGACGCGCGTACCGAGGAACTGCGCGGGAAGCTGCTCGCCTTCATGGACGAGTACGTCTACCCGGCGGAGGCGGTGGCGGAGGAGCAGCGCGCCCGGCTGGCCTCGCCGTGGGACACGCCCGCCGTGGTCGGGGAGTTGAAGGCGGAGGCCCGCAGGCAGGGCCTGTGGAACCTCTTCCTGCCCGACGCGGAGTACGGCGCCGGGCTGACCAACCTCCAGTACGCGCCGCTCGCCGAGATCACCGGCCGCAGCCCGCACCTGGCGCCCACCGCGCTGAACTGCGCCGCGCCGGACACCGGCAATATGGAGGTGCTCGCGCAGTTCGGCGACGAGCAGCAGAAGAAGCAGTGGCTGGAACCGCTGCTCGCCGGTGAGATCCGCTCGGCGTTCGCGATGACCGAGCCGGAGGTGGCCTCCTCCGACGCCACCAACATCACCACGCTCATCGAACGCGACGGTGACGAGTACGTGATCACCGGCCGCAAGTGGTACATCTCCGGGGCGATGAACCCCGACTGCAAGATCTTCATCGTGATGGGCAAGACGGACCCGGACGGGCCGGACATCCGCCGCCAGCAGTCCATGGTCCTGGTCCCGCGCGACACCCCGGGGCTCGAAGTCCGGCGCGCCATGCAGGTGTACGGCTACGAGGACCACTCCCACGGCGGGCACGCGGAGGTCGTCTTCGACCATGTCCGCGTCCCGGTGAGCAACCTCGTCGGCGAGGAGGGCGGCGGTTTCGCCATCGCCCAGGCGCGGCTCGGCCCGGGCCGCATCCACCACTGCATGCGGCTGATCGGCATGGCCGAGCGGGCGATCGAGCTGATGTGCCGCCGGGCCGTGTCCCGTACGGCCTTCGGCAAGCCGCTCGCCCAGCAGGGCGTGGTCCAGAACTGGATCGCGGACGCGCGCGTCGCCGTCGAACAGCTGCGTCTGCTGGTCCTGAAGACCGCCTGGATGATGGACACCGTCGGCAACAGGGGCGCCCACACCGAGATCCAGGCCATCAAGATCGCCACTCCGCGCACGGTCGTCGACATCCTCGACAAGGCGGTTCAGCTGCACGGCGCGGGCGGTGTCAGCCAGGACTTCCCGCTGGCCGAGCTGTGGGCGAGCGCGCGGACGCTGAAGCTCGCGGACGGCCCGGACGAGGTGCACCAGCGGTCGCTGGCGCGACGGGAGATCAAGAAGTACGTGTGA
- a CDS encoding TetR/AcrR family transcriptional regulator, giving the protein MPRTTDGDGTPVPQRLLAAATRLFAEQGYDRTSVQEIVEAAGVTKGALYHYFGSKDDLLHEVYARVLRLQQERLDAFADADAPVEERLRGAAADVVVTTIDNLDDAAIFFRSMHHLSPEKDKQVRAERRRYHERFRALVEEGQKKGVFSTATPADLVVDYHFGSVHHLSTWYRPDGPLTPQEVADHLADLLLRALRP; this is encoded by the coding sequence GTGCCCAGGACGACGGACGGAGACGGTACGCCCGTCCCGCAGCGGCTCTTGGCCGCCGCCACCAGGCTCTTCGCCGAGCAGGGCTACGACCGCACATCCGTGCAGGAGATCGTGGAGGCGGCGGGCGTCACCAAGGGCGCGCTGTACCACTACTTCGGCTCCAAGGACGACCTCCTGCACGAGGTGTACGCGCGCGTGCTGCGGCTTCAGCAGGAGCGGCTGGACGCGTTCGCCGATGCCGACGCGCCGGTCGAGGAGCGCTTGCGGGGTGCCGCCGCCGACGTCGTCGTCACCACGATCGACAACCTCGACGACGCGGCGATCTTCTTCCGCTCCATGCACCACCTCAGCCCCGAGAAGGACAAGCAGGTGCGCGCCGAGCGCCGCCGCTACCACGAACGCTTCCGCGCGCTCGTGGAGGAGGGCCAGAAGAAGGGCGTCTTCTCCACCGCCACCCCGGCCGACCTGGTCGTCGACTACCACTTCGGCTCGGTGCACCACCTGTCGACCTGGTACCGCCCCGACGGCCCCCTCACCCCCCAGGAGGTCGCCGACCACCTGGCCGACCTGCTGCTGCGGGCGCTACGTCCGTAG
- a CDS encoding class I adenylate-forming enzyme family protein, which produces MTTYADRPWVALLNDAQSGPVSPADSLVHALRGAVADAPDRAALAYFDGLLSYREVDELSDSVAGHLAARGLERGDRVAILLQNSPHFVLALLGAWKAGATVVPVNPMYKSGEVRHVLHDADVRALVCSDRAWESYLRETAADSAVSVVLTACELDFQTRGDARVLTLERLPQAADADDLVAVARAGHKAPAGRDAEPSDIALISYTSGTSGTPKGATNTHGNIMYNAERQRTGLGLPEAPVYFAMAPLFHITGMVCQLAACLDSVGTLVLAYRFEAGVVLDAFAEHRPLYTVGPSTAFMALAAHPAVTPDHFASFVNISSGGAPLPPALVEKFRAGFGPYIRNGYGLTECTAPCASVPPGREAPVDPVSGTLAVGVPGPDTVVRIVDDQGQEVPFGEQGEILVRGPQVVPGYWRRPEATAETFPDGELRTGDIGFMDPEGWLYVVDRKKDMINASGFKVWPREVEDVLYTHPSVREAAVVGIPDGYRGETVKAYISLRPGADEDPDALAAYCKERLAAYKYPRHVEILPELPKTASGKILRRELRSRPQDSQ; this is translated from the coding sequence GTGACCACCTACGCCGACCGGCCCTGGGTGGCCCTCCTCAATGACGCCCAGAGCGGCCCGGTGAGCCCGGCCGACTCTCTGGTGCACGCCCTGCGCGGCGCCGTGGCGGACGCTCCGGACCGCGCCGCGCTCGCCTACTTCGACGGGCTGCTGAGCTACCGCGAGGTGGACGAGCTGAGCGACTCGGTCGCCGGGCACCTCGCCGCCCGCGGTCTGGAGCGCGGCGACCGCGTCGCGATCCTGCTCCAGAACTCCCCGCACTTCGTGCTCGCGCTGCTCGGCGCCTGGAAGGCGGGCGCGACCGTCGTGCCGGTCAACCCGATGTACAAGTCGGGCGAGGTCCGCCACGTCCTGCACGACGCGGACGTACGTGCCCTGGTGTGCTCCGACCGCGCGTGGGAGTCGTATCTGCGCGAGACGGCCGCCGACTCGGCCGTGAGCGTCGTCCTCACGGCGTGTGAGTTGGATTTCCAGACGCGGGGCGACGCACGGGTGCTGACCTTGGAGCGGCTGCCGCAGGCCGCGGACGCCGACGATCTGGTGGCGGTCGCCCGGGCGGGCCACAAGGCCCCCGCGGGGCGTGACGCGGAGCCCTCCGACATCGCGCTGATCAGCTACACCTCGGGGACGAGCGGCACCCCCAAGGGGGCCACCAACACGCACGGCAACATCATGTACAACGCCGAGCGGCAGCGGACGGGCCTCGGGCTGCCGGAGGCGCCCGTCTACTTCGCGATGGCGCCCCTGTTCCACATCACCGGGATGGTCTGCCAGCTCGCCGCCTGTCTCGACAGCGTGGGCACGCTCGTCCTCGCCTACCGCTTCGAGGCGGGGGTCGTCCTCGACGCGTTCGCCGAGCACAGGCCGCTGTACACGGTCGGCCCGTCGACCGCGTTCATGGCACTCGCGGCGCATCCGGCGGTCACGCCGGACCACTTCGCCTCCTTCGTGAACATCTCCTCGGGCGGCGCGCCACTGCCGCCGGCCCTGGTGGAGAAGTTCCGGGCCGGATTCGGGCCCTACATCCGCAACGGCTACGGACTCACCGAGTGCACCGCGCCCTGCGCCTCCGTACCGCCGGGCCGGGAGGCTCCCGTCGACCCGGTCTCGGGCACGCTGGCCGTCGGTGTGCCGGGCCCCGACACGGTCGTACGCATCGTCGACGACCAGGGCCAGGAGGTGCCCTTCGGCGAACAGGGCGAGATCCTCGTACGAGGCCCCCAGGTCGTGCCCGGCTACTGGCGCCGCCCCGAAGCCACCGCCGAGACCTTCCCGGACGGTGAGCTGCGCACCGGCGACATCGGATTCATGGACCCCGAGGGCTGGCTCTACGTCGTCGACCGCAAGAAGGACATGATCAACGCGTCCGGCTTCAAGGTGTGGCCCCGCGAGGTCGAGGACGTGCTCTACACGCACCCCTCGGTCCGGGAGGCGGCCGTCGTCGGCATCCCCGACGGCTACCGCGGCGAGACCGTGAAGGCCTACATCAGCCTGCGGCCCGGCGCGGACGAGGACCCCGACGCGCTCGCCGCGTACTGCAAGGAGAGACTGGCCGCCTACAAATATCCGCGGCATGTGGAGATCCTGCCCGAGCTGCCGAAGACGGCGAGTGGCAAGATCCTGCGACGGGAACTGCGTTCCCGTCCCCAGGACTCCCAGTAG
- a CDS encoding SDR family oxidoreductase — protein MVEAVQDAGVVVTGAGGGIGAALARRFAAEGARVVVNDLDAAKAKAVAEEIGAIAVPGDASAIVAEARDALGGTIDVYCANAGLPSGGSESADEKVWALAWDVNVMAHVRAAQELLPAWLERGSGRFVSTVSAAGLLTMIGAAPYSVTKHGAYAFAEWLSLTYRHRGVKVHAICPQGVRTDMLDATGSAGDLVLQPTAIEPEAVADALFAGIEEDRFLILPHPEVAGYYQVRAAEPDRWLTNMNHIQQKWEATR, from the coding sequence ATGGTGGAAGCCGTGCAAGATGCGGGAGTGGTCGTCACCGGGGCCGGAGGCGGTATCGGGGCCGCGCTGGCCCGTCGTTTCGCCGCCGAGGGGGCCCGGGTCGTCGTCAACGATCTGGACGCCGCCAAGGCGAAGGCCGTGGCCGAGGAGATCGGGGCGATCGCGGTTCCCGGCGACGCGTCCGCGATCGTGGCCGAGGCCCGGGACGCCCTCGGGGGCACCATCGACGTCTACTGCGCCAACGCGGGCCTCCCCTCGGGCGGCAGTGAGTCGGCCGACGAGAAGGTCTGGGCGCTCGCCTGGGACGTCAACGTGATGGCGCACGTCCGGGCGGCCCAGGAGCTGCTGCCGGCCTGGCTGGAGCGCGGCAGCGGCCGGTTCGTCTCCACCGTCTCCGCCGCCGGACTGCTCACCATGATCGGCGCCGCGCCCTACAGCGTCACCAAGCACGGCGCGTACGCCTTCGCCGAGTGGCTGTCGCTGACGTACCGCCACCGCGGCGTGAAGGTGCACGCGATCTGTCCGCAGGGCGTGCGCACCGACATGCTCGACGCCACCGGCAGCGCGGGCGACCTGGTCCTGCAGCCCACCGCCATCGAGCCGGAGGCCGTCGCCGACGCGCTGTTCGCGGGGATCGAGGAGGACCGCTTCCTGATCCTGCCGCACCCCGAGGTCGCCGGGTACTACCAGGTGCGGGCCGCCGAACCGGACCGCTGGCTGACGAACATGAACCACATCCAGCAGAAGTGGGAGGCGACCCGGTGA
- a CDS encoding exo-beta-N-acetylmuramidase NamZ family protein, translating to MRPSRRALLTATATATATAAFAATPTTGTTPTTTTSHADPLRTGFEQLQASGYAALHGRRVGVVTNPTGVTRDVRHIVDVMHADPHVELTAVFGPEHGFRGTAQAGGSEGRYDDPATGLPVYDTYLKSGKPLADVFTASGVDTVVFDIQDVGARFYTYIWTLYDCMEAARLAGKRFVVLDRPNPVTGRAAQGPVLHKEFATFVGRQPIAQAHGMTVAELARLFNGEFLAAPVDLTTVLMSGWKRSDFYDASGLPWVPPSPNMPTADTALVYSGTCLFEGTNLSEGRGTTRPFELLGAEGIDGRWALEANRLKVPGVRFREAYFAPTFSKFQGKTIGGVQIHVHDRAAYDPVRTGIALLVTAKKVWSGFAWRSDHWIDKLTGSAKVRTMIDAGATTDEVVAAWQDELKAFQKIRKEYLLYG from the coding sequence ATGCGCCCTTCCCGCCGAGCCCTCCTCACGGCCACCGCCACGGCCACCGCCACCGCCGCCTTCGCGGCGACCCCCACCACCGGCACCACCCCCACCACGACGACATCCCATGCCGACCCCCTCCGTACCGGCTTCGAGCAGCTCCAGGCGTCCGGTTACGCCGCCCTCCACGGCCGGCGTGTCGGCGTCGTCACGAACCCCACCGGTGTCACCAGAGACGTTCGCCACATCGTCGACGTCATGCACGCCGACCCCCACGTGGAGCTGACCGCCGTCTTCGGCCCGGAACACGGTTTCCGCGGCACCGCGCAGGCCGGCGGCTCCGAGGGCCGCTACGACGACCCGGCGACCGGACTCCCGGTCTACGACACGTACCTCAAGAGCGGCAAGCCTCTCGCCGACGTCTTCACCGCCTCCGGCGTGGACACCGTCGTCTTCGACATCCAGGACGTGGGCGCGCGCTTCTACACGTACATCTGGACGCTGTACGACTGCATGGAGGCGGCCCGGCTCGCGGGCAAGCGCTTCGTGGTGCTGGACCGGCCGAACCCGGTGACCGGACGGGCCGCCCAGGGACCGGTGCTGCACAAGGAGTTCGCGACGTTCGTCGGGCGGCAGCCCATCGCGCAGGCGCACGGGATGACGGTGGCGGAGCTCGCGCGGCTGTTCAACGGGGAGTTCCTGGCGGCGCCGGTGGACCTGACCACCGTACTGATGTCGGGCTGGAAGCGGTCGGACTTCTACGACGCCTCCGGCCTGCCCTGGGTGCCGCCGAGCCCGAACATGCCGACGGCCGACACCGCCCTGGTGTACTCGGGAACGTGTCTCTTCGAGGGGACGAACCTGTCGGAGGGGCGCGGCACGACCCGTCCGTTCGAGCTGCTGGGCGCGGAGGGCATCGACGGCCGATGGGCTCTGGAGGCGAACCGGCTCAAGGTCCCGGGCGTGCGCTTCAGGGAGGCGTACTTCGCTCCGACCTTCTCCAAGTTCCAGGGAAAGACGATCGGCGGCGTGCAGATCCATGTGCACGACCGGGCCGCGTACGACCCCGTCCGCACCGGAATCGCCCTCCTGGTGACCGCCAAGAAGGTCTGGAGCGGCTTCGCCTGGCGCTCGGACCACTGGATCGACAAGCTGACCGGCTCCGCCAAGGTGCGCACGATGATCGACGCGGGGGCGACGACCGACGAGGTCGTGGCCGCCTGGCAGGACGAGCTGAAGGCCTTCCAAAAGATCCGGAAGGAATATCTTCTTTACGGATGA